From the genome of Mycteria americana isolate JAX WOST 10 ecotype Jacksonville Zoo and Gardens chromosome 12, USCA_MyAme_1.0, whole genome shotgun sequence, one region includes:
- the GPR146 gene encoding G-protein coupled receptor 146, whose translation MWSCETLNNSTENSEDQHLCHDFHLVLSIFSLLYLIICFPIGLCYNGLLVLVNLYNKATMTMPDVYFVNIAIAGLIINALAPMHLLGLANTKWAIWNSNNEVYITLLILFNVSSLVTMYSTTLLSLDYYIERALPRTYMSSVYNTKHVCGFIWGGAMLTSFSSLLFYVCNHVSTKIIECSKMQNKEAADAIMVFIGYVVPAIAVLYALTLILRIRKEATPLDQDTGRLDPSVHRLLIATVCTQFTLWTPYYVILLVSTFTNAQGRIADENYSRILHFTKILSKFLAFSSSFVMPLLYRYINKNFPNKLRRLLKKIHCGNQGCSHERTAVQQVMT comes from the coding sequence ATGTGGAGCTGTGAAACCTTAAACAACAGTACCGAGAACAGTGAGGACCAGCATCTCTGCCATGACTTCCACCTTGTGCTTTCCATCTTTTCCCTGCTCTACCTCATTATATGTTTCCCAATCGGCCTTTGTTACAATGGCTTGCTGGTCCTAGTTAATCTCTATAACAAAGCTACTATGACTATGCCAGATGTTTACTTTGTCAACATTGCCATTGCTGGTCTCATCATCAACGCTCTGGCACCAATGCACCTTCTAGGTCTTGCCAATACAAAATGGGCCATCTGGAATTCTAACAATGAAGTTTATATTACCTTACTTATTTTATTCAACGTCTCCTCTTTAGTTACCATGTACTCTACTACATTACTCAGCCTGGACTACTACATTGAACGTGCTCTACCTAGAACTTACATGTCAAGTGTGTACAACACCAAACATGTTTGTGGATTCATATGGGGTGGTGCCATGCTTACAAGTTTTTCGTCTCTCCTGTTCTACGTCTGCAATCACGTATCCACTAAAATAATTGAATGTTCCAAGATGCAGaacaaagaagcagcagatgccaTTATGGTCTTTATCGGGTACGTTGTACCAGCTATCGCTGTACTGTATGCACTTACATTAATCTTGCGAATACGCAAAGAGGCTACACCACTGGATCAAGACACTGGACGATTAGATCCATCGGTGCATAGGCTTTTGATTGCCACAGTCTGTACACAGTTCACATTATGGACACCCTATTATGTTATTCTCTTGGTAAGCACATTTACTAATGCACAAGGAAGAATTGCAGATGAAAATTACAGTAGAATATTACATTTTACCAAGATTTTATCAAAATTCTTGGCTTTCTCAAGCAGCTTTGTAATGCCTCTGCTCTACAGATATATTAACAAAAACTTTCCCAACAAATTACGACGGTTGCTGAAAAAGATACACTGTGGGAATCAAGGGTGCTCTCATGAACGCACAGCAGTACAGCAAGTTATGACATAG